Genomic segment of Xanthobacter dioxanivorans:
GTATTTCTGCGGCGCCCTTAGCTGCGCGCTCGATTGCCCTGACAACCATCATTGTAGTGACCGTATTCTTATTCACTTTTCGCTCTCCCGCCCCCTCGTCCGGCACCTCGCCAACGCTTCCGCCGCCATCTCCCATGCTGAGACCATGGCGGGGAACAGCGCATCGATGTCTGTCACGTCACGCTCGGCCGCATGGAGCGCGTCAGCTAGCGCGACGAAGCATCGGGCGGCATGGATGCCATCCCGCATGTCTAGGCTCGCCTCGGCCGCCTGCTTCGCCTCGGCATACCGACGACGGGCCTCTGCTATGAGGATCCCCCTTGCGTCGTCACGCGACGCGCGGTGCTCGTGCAAGCTGATGATGTCTGCGCTCATTTTGCCGCCCCCTGCCGCTGGCGTGCGGTCTCCGCCCATTCCTTCAGAAACGAGATGCCCTTCTTCACACCCTCGCGGAGAAGCGCTCGCTTGGCCGGTGGAAGGCGCTCGCCGTTCTCAACAACCTTCCATGCCGCTTCCATGTCGCGCGCAGCTTTCTCCACCTCACTCGGACGGGGCATGGTCACCCCCTTCGATCTGCCGGCGGATGGCTTCGACTTCAGCGGCGAGGACAGGATCGGTCTGGATCTGGGCGGAGATCTTGCGCACCGCGTGGAGAACGGTCGTATGATCGCGGTGATCAAACCGCAGTCCGATGCCAGCCATGGTTTTTGAGGTAAGCTCTTTGGACAGGTACATGGCGACATGTCTTGCCCGCACCACATGAGCTGCGCAGCGCGGCGAGATCACATCCAACCTGGACACCATGAAATGCGCGCATACGCGCAAAATGATGATCTGAATAAGGTCTGGCCTTTGACCACGGATTGGCGTTGCCACTCGAATCCAGTCGTGCGCATTTGTCATGCCGCAGCCCTCAGGTGGATGGGCGCCTTCTTATTGGCTAAGAGCCGCTCGAAGCCGTCCTTGGTGAAGATCTGCGGCGCGCACTCGGTGCACCATGAGGTGTTGAAGGCCGCAGGCTTCCCGCAGAACATCGCAGGCCTCTCGTGCACCACCCGGCGGCAGTGCCAACGCTCAAGATCCATAATAGACACGCCACCTTCAGGCGAAGGCGGATGGGTTTCGGGCACTTCGGCAGCAAGGCATTCCTGATCAAGGGCGATGTTTTCCATGCGCTCCTTGCGGTGCCGCTTGGATGTTTCCGTCCTCGGCGGCCCAGCCGTCGAGCGCACCTTAGTTCTCTTCCCGCGCTTCTCCCGAACACCGGACCTGTGAATGATTCCAATGACGGAATTGCGGGTGCGCATTGTGCCGAACTCGCGGTTCAGCTCTTCGGCTATCTTCGATGCCGAGAAGCCATGAGCGTCCAGATCGAGCGCGAAGGCCTTCTCTTCTTCCGGCCACTGGGGGGCTGCGATAGTGGCGGCCATCATGCGGTCCTCGGTGTGATCGTTACGGTGGTGAGGGTCACTCTGCGGCGCGCGGGGCCTGCGCTTCCGCAAACACCGGTTCAATCATCACCGTGCAGCCGACAGGCGCATGGCCCCAACGAACCGTGATGCTGTCCGCGAACCGATCATTCGAGATGACCCGCGCGCCCTTCTGCAGGTAGTCCAGAAGAACCTTCAGCCTGTTGTCCGCGTCGGACGTGCCACGGCGCTTTTCGTCGAGGATGACGGTCAGGTGGAAGCGGCCGACGATCTTGCCCGCCCTGTGGCCTCCCTGCTCAAGGAAATGCCCATGCGCGGCGCGGGTCCAGGTCTTCACCCGGTCCGACTTGCGAGGGGCGCCGTCACGGATGCGGTACAGCTCATTGACCGAGGGCGGGATGGGAAGGTGAAGGACGATCATCGGGACACTCCTCACGCACGCGCATGCGTGAGGGCTTCCGCCTCAACCGCATTCATGTAGAGTTCCACCAAGGCTTCCGTCTCGGCGTACTTGTCGGGGTTTTTCTGGTTGGCGCGGATCTTCGCGACCACCTTGCCCAGTGCGGTCTTGTCGAGGCCCTGCGACTTTGCCTCGGCGTACACGTCCTTGACGTCGTCGCCGATCGCGTCCTGCTCTTCCTTGAGCCGGAGGATGCGGTCCACAAAGCTCTTGACCAGCCCTGCGCCGGCCTCGCTGTTGTCGCCGATGCCGGTCATTGGCCGATCTCCGTATCAATCCATGGGGCGATCCAGCGGGCGACCCGCTTGGAGAAGCGCAGCCAGAGAAGACCGGCCTTCGTCCGTGGTGCAAAGGCGAAGGGCAGCTTCGAGCGCGGCGATGCGGGCGACCAGCCCGGCGTATTCTGCTTGGGCGTCATTGACGTTCTTCTCTTTCTGGGCAGCTTCTTTCAGAGCCAGCGCCGCACGGATCGCGTCCATCTCCTCAGCGTCGATGCGCCGGGCCTGCCGCCGCCACATGTCCTCTATGCGGGACGTGCGGATCGGATCTTTCAGGATGCCTCGCGCCCGGCCCACTTCGTTGACGAGCTTGGCGACGCGGTTAATCGCGCCCTTCACGCCCTCGCCGGGTGCGTATGGCTTTGAAAGCTCACGGAGATGTTCAGATGCTCTTACGACTGCGCTCATGACCCTCACCTTGTGCTCGGTGCGATTGGCCGAGAACTCGGTATCATTATCCGACACTGCGGTATCTCCTTCTGCTTTACTTCAAGCATCGGGAGTGACCGGGAGACGGAACCATGTGGCGCGCGGCTGATGATCTTGCAGGATGGCCAGCGGCGCGCGTTGAAGAAGGCCCCCAGCCAGCCGAAGCAAGCCAGGGGAAGGTGGGCCGGGAGGAACTCGGCCAGGGGAACGAAATTCAGGGCTTCGCCGCGATCGGAACGCTTGCCGGCGCCATCGTGGAGAGGCTTAGGGATCGGGCCGCGCGCAATGCCCCGCGTGGAGCGGCCCGCGCGCCGGCCGGTGTGGAAGTCGCTCCGGAAGCCGGCCGGCGCTTGGAATAAATGCGTGGGTCGAGCCGATTGACCGGGAAATGTACGGCTTGCGCCGCGGGCGGGCCGGATCGGCTCTTTCATCGGCCCGACGCCCACGCTCGCCGGGCAGGTATTCCCGCCCCCAAACCGGATGCCGATGATGATATCAGGGCAACCGTCCGGCGCCCCTATCTGGAGTGAGGGCGTCATGCGTTCTCTCGCTCATGGATGGGGGCGAGGAGAGCGCGGAAGACTTCGATGGAGGTGTCTTTGACGGGGCGGAAGTGGCTTAGTCCAAACCCCGGCTCTTCCGACTTCCACGGAAGAGGATGGTTTACAATTTCCTCCAAAAGACAAACGCTTCCATTTATTTTGCAAATATGCCGAATGGTATACCGCATCCCTTTCGTCGGGAATTTGTAACCATTATCCAAAAGATTTTTGGCCGCGGGGACAGAATAAACATCCGTAATGCACACCACCCGCTGCCCCACATGAAACATGCTCATGGCTCAGCCCTCCCGCATTTTGATGTTAAGGGCGTCTTCCATGATCGACCGGATATCGTCGGCCGTTGCCGGCTTCGCCCAGTCACCCGCCGGGAGCGTTTCGCAGAGCAGCGTCAGATGCTTGATCAGCACTTCGATTTCGAGGCGGCCCACTCGCCCCTTGAACCGGATTGATGCTGACGTGTCCGGCCCAATGGGGACCTCGATATGCTCCCAAGGGGCGACGCCAATGCGCATAAGGGGCGAGAGAGCGTCGGCCATTTCCCGAACAAGTTCGCGAGGAGTCTTCTGCGGTAGAGGCGCTACCGTGGGGCGCGTCGGAAGCTGGGCCATCACGCAGCGCTCCCTGTCTGTTCGGGGGCGGGCTGGTGGGCGTAGTCGGGCATGAAGTCGTTCGCGGTCACTTCTCCGGCCGTCGCCTCAGAGATGCGCGCGATCACGTCGGGCCGTGGGGTCCGCTGCCCAAGCACATATCGTGTGACTGCGGCCTGCGATGTCCGGATACGGATCGCAAACTCAGCGTGGGTGATGCCGTTGGCGGTGAGATGAGTTCCCAGCTTCATGCGGCGACAATACCATATTGGTTTTATCACGCAACTGAAAAACACCACCTTGGTGTTAGACCGTCACCGGGGCATTGAGTACCAATTCGGTATGAACCCGCTACGTGCCCACCGAGGCGAGATGAGCCAAGAAGCGCTGGCCAAACTGGTCGGCACTTCACAGGCTCAAATCGACCGGCTTGAAAAAGGCCAGCGCAAGCTCACCAAGGAGTGGGCGGTGCGCATTGCGCCGCATCTGGGCATTGACCCTTCCGACCTGCTTTTCCCGGACCGGGCGCGCCACCTCGAATCGGAAGAGGTTGCCGCTCAAATCGGCAAGCCGGGCGACCGCCCAATGACGATCGGGCAGGAAACAGGGCGCCGGGGCATTCCAGATGATGCATCAGCCCAACTCGACGTGACCGCGGGCATGGGCGGCGGCGGCCTCACGGTCATTTCGGATGGTGTGCCGGGCCGATCTGGGATGACGTTCGCGGCGGAACATGTCCGCGACTTCTGGCGCCTTCCGGGCGATGTTCTTGCGTCCCTCGGGCTCAAGGCGCGGGACGTGATCGTGGTGCCCGTTCAAGGGGACAGCATGGCCGACACGCTCATGGAGGGCGACTTCGTCTTTGTCGACACCAGGCACCGCCTGCCGTCGCCCGACGGCGTCTACTGCCTTACGGACGATTTCGGGGGCGTCGTGATCAAGCGGCTTGAGGTTGCCTCACACCCCCGTGACGAGGAAATCGTGGTGCGGATCATCTCCGACAACCCGAAGCATCCGCCCAAGGATAGGGCACTTTCAGAGATCCAGATCATCGGCCGTGTGCTTCGGCGGTTTGGGGTGGTGGGATGAAATTCGACATCTTCCCGGCGGCATTGATCTTGGTCGCCGCCCTTGCCGGATGTGCGTCAACGCCACGCAATGACGGGCCATCGGCCACGTGGACGCTTCCTATACCCGTCGATACCGCCGTGGCCTGCGTCATAACCGGCCTGAATTCCAAGTTCCCTGCCGACTTCAATCGCCCCTATCCAATCACCCACTCTGCCGCCACGACTGCACCCGGCTCCGTCTATGAAATCACGATGCAGCAGACCATCACGACGCCAGGAAACGAACTGTATTTCGTCCGCGTGATGGCCGCCGGCACCTCTTCCAAGGTCGAGGCGTTTGCTCTCCCAGCCTTCCGAGCCGACGTGATCTCCGGCGTGGACCGGTGCGCCGACACGCTCAAGCGCTAGCCCGCCTCCGGCGGTCCATCATTGATATGTGAGGTGGGCATGCCAGCGCATGGCGCGATCTAAAGCCCATCGAATTTGTAATTTGGCAATTGCGAGCCAGCCCCGCATAATCGCGCAGGCGCCGCATCGGGACGCTGGCGGCGCCATCTGGAGCCACCACATGGAGCAAATGATCAACGTCGAAATCAAACGTCACAGGGAAACCGGCCTTCTCCTCGCCACCAGTGAGGACATGCCGGGCCTCATGGTCCACGGCCGTACCATGGCCGAGATGGAAGAGAGGCTCCCAATCGCCGCGCGTGACATCCTTGAGCACCAAGGGCACACGGTCCAGAGCGTAACCCTGGAAAAATCGCGCCTCAGCGATAATTTCTGGCCGGCGCATGTGACCGTCAACGCGTCGATGGCAGCCGCTGCGTGACAGCAGATGAATACCGGGCCGCGATCAAGGTGCTCGGGCTCACACCAATGAAGCCGTCATACAATGGCGCGACATTGCACCAGGATCGAGAGAAACAGCCACACATTGTCCCTGACCCGGACAGCCTAGCCGGGGTCGAGCGCCGAGACATCATCGCGATGTTGAGAGCGAGGCTAGGAGTGGAAGAATAGGAAAAGCCCGCCCTAACCGGCGGGCTTTTTCGTGCGCTCTCGACTCTTCCTGACGCCAGCGCAACTATGGCGATAAAGGGGGAGGGGAGCATGACGCAGCAGATACCTGAGATCGAAGGCCGGATGGTTGCCGGCGCCTACCCAATGGATGAGGGCAAAGTCATCGGGATCGAGATGCTCGATGCTGACGGCGCACGCTTCATCGTGTCACTCCCGACGACGGTCTTCGAAGTGATGCTGCCTGCGTTGGAAAATGCGATCATCGACGCGCGGGAGAAGTTCCGTCCAGGCGACGGGGCGCCAGCGATCAAGGCCACCTCATTTGCACTTCGAGACGACGGTCCCGTGATAACGGCTGAGATAGGGCTTTCAGGGCGGCTTCACCCCATTCGAATTGGATTACCACGACAGGGCGCGGCGCAGCTTCGCGACCTCCTGTCCAAAATTCTGGAACCGTAACCCACTGCACCGGCCCGCGCTCTCGTAGCTTCCCGCCCGTCACCATCACGCCCTCCCATGCCCGCCCTCGGGATATCGAGGGCGGGCTTTTTCGTGCGCCCCACCACGGGGCGTGAGGGAGGATAACAGGAGTGCGCAAAAACAAACACCGTTTTGGTGTTGACGCATAAAACCAAAATGGTATTGTCTCCTCATCGAACACGAGGGGACGACATGAGCACCCAGCCCACCAGCACCGAGACGAAACCTCTGCACCGAGACATCTCGGATGAGGAATGGGACGCCATGATCGGCGCGGCGCCGCAGATGCTGGAAGCGCTTCAAGAGGCGTACCGGGAACTCCATTGGCTGCACAGGGAATACGGTGGCCGATCCAACACCTTGGAGGTGATGGGCCGCGTCCGTGAAGCCATCGCCGAAGCTTCCCACCAGCTCGCTCCCCGCCGCATCACCAGCAAGCAGGCCCACCTCGTGGATGACCTGAGCCGGAAGGGCTGACCACACCGGGGCGGCTCCGGCCGCCGATTATTTCCACCACCAAGAGAAAGCCAAGACCAATGAGCGACCTCAAGCCGATCCTCGTCACTACCGCCCATCGCGGCGTGTTCGCCGGCCTCGTGCCCGCCGACACTGACCTGTCCGCCAAGACGCTCTCCCTCAAGGACGCCCGCATGGCGATCTATTGGGGCACGACCAAGGGCGTGATGGAGTTGGCCGAGACCGGCCCGACCGGCAAGAGCCGCATCAGCGCGAAAGCCGACATTCCGGTCCTGCACGACGTGACGGCGGTGTTCGAGGTGTCCGACACCGCGTGGGCCAAGTGGGTGTCGGCGTGAGCACCCTGGATCGCATCATCACTGCGGACGACCTCGTTCGCGGAGGCGCTTGCTACTCGGGCGTGATGGCGTCTGCCAAGCCGGAATGGCCTGCTGCGTTCACAGTCGGCGCTGCTGTCAAGGAGGCGAAGCGCCGCCGCGAGACGAGCGCCGTAATGAGGGCGCTGCAACTTGACGGCGACGGCTCCGGCGACGGCTCCGGCGACGGCTCCGGCTACGGCTACGGCTACGGCGACGGCTACGGCTACGGCTCCGGCTACGGCTCCGGCTCCGGCGACGGCTCCGGCTACGGCTACGGCTACGGCGACGGCTACGGCTACGGCTCCGGCGACGGCTACGGCTCCGGCTACGGCTACGGCGACGGCTACGGCTACGGCTCCGGCTACGGCTCCGGCTCCGGCTCCGGCGACGGCTCCGGCTACGGCTACGGCTACGGCGACGGCTACGGCTACGGCTACGGCTACGGCGACGGCGACGGCGACGGCTCCGGCTACGGCTACGGCTACGGCGACGGCTACGGCTACGGCTACGGCTACGGCGACGGCGACGGCGGGCAATAAATTGGGGCGGCTCCGGCCGCTCCTCTCCAACGGGAGGGGATCATGGACAAATCCGACCTTGCCGCCCTTGAGCACGACGTGGCGCAGGAAACCGCCGCCTGCATCGCTCGCAACGAACAGCGGATCGCCTTTCTCACCGAGCGCGAGGAGCGCGAGGCTTTCCTGCGCAAGCCGGTGACGCAGTGGACCGACGCCGAGTGGCGCGAATTTCACCGTTACGAGAACGATGCTCGCAAATGGACGAGGAGCTGGTGATGAGAACATTTCGCAAGGGCGATTTGGTGACCGTGGTCGGCGTCGTCGAATTTGACGAGCGCCCCGGCGAGCGCGTTCTGGTCAAGCTCGAAGAGACATTCAGCACCGCGAGCTTCCGCGCCGAAGCCCTGACGCTGCGCCGGCAGAAGATTTGGCCCGGAGAGCAGGTCAAATACGACGGAGAGTGCATGACGGCCATCGCTGTTGATGGGCGTGATCTTTGGGCCAGAAAGTTCAACGGCGAGACGATGATCCTCGACGTGAATGAGGTCGTCCGGGTCGCGCCCATCGAGAACCCGCGCCCTGCCGCTGCGGAGGCTGCGGAATAGCCATGTCCATCGATCTCCTCACCTTCGCCGCCATCGTCTCCTCTGCCTCGGCAGGAGCGCTTGTTACTGCGGCCATGACAGGCCGGAGGAATTCGGCCCTGTCTCTTCAGGTTTTTTGCCTGCGAGGCGTTCTCATCAAGGTTCTCGCCGGCCTCAAGCAAAGAGAAGCCAGATGGTCTTTGGAGCGCACCATAGAGATGGCTCTGGATTTGTCCGACGAAGACGAGGTGGTCGGAGATTTCACCTTGCATCCTGACGCCCGTGTCCATGCCGTGGGGGATGATAATGTCTGAAACTGCATATTTGAATGAGGTCGATGATCTCGTTCTACCCACCGCCGCCAAGGCCAATCTTCCGGCCCCACGCGCACCGCGCGCTGTAGCCCCCCGCCGCGCCTCTGCCAAGTCCGATGCCGGGTCGATCCTCGGCGCCATCATGCAGGCCGCCAGCAACCCGGAAATCGATGCCGCGAAGGTCGCGAGCCTGATGGACAATTACCGCTCCATCCGAGCGGAAGAGGCAAAGCGCGCCTACCTCGCGGCCCTTCCCGACATGCAAGCCGATCTGCCGACGATCGACCAGAACGGGCGGATCCGCATCGAGAAGAGCGGCGTCCTCATTCAGGAAACCAAATACGCCCGGTGGGAGGACATCAACGAGGCGATCCAGCCGGTGCTGCGCGCCCATGGCTTCGCCCTGTCGTTCCGCCTCAGCGTCGCGCCCGACGGCAAGCAGAACATCACTGCCGTCCTCAGCCACACCGAGGGCCACCAGGAGGAAACCACCATCACTCTGATGCACGACAGCACCGGGTCGAAGAACTCGGTGCAGGCCGTCGGCAGCACGATCAGCTATGGCCAGCGCTACACGGCCCGCGCGCTCCTGAATTTCCAGAGCCGAGCCCGCGAAGACCGTGACGACGATGGCCGCGCTGCCGGCGGCGTCGAGATGATCTCGGAAGATCAGGTGCTGGCGTTGCGCGATCTCGCCGCCAGCGTCGAGGCCGATGAAAAGCGCTTCTGCACCTTCATGCGGATCGAACGTCTCGCCGATCTTCCTGCAAGCCGCTTCAACGAAGCGAAGACCGCCCTGGAACGCAAGAGGGGGAAGTGATGGACCTCGAACTCATCCAGATCGAGCCGCAGACCGCGCTGGCTGTCTTTACCACGGAGAACGCCCTGGAGCCGTACCTTCAGCGGGTTCGCGACGAGGTCTTCACCTTCAAGGCCGACGTGTCCACGTCCAAGGGCCGTGGGGAGATCCGGTCGTTCGCCGCCAAAGTGACGAAGGTCAAAACCTATATCGAGGGCATCGGCAAGGGTTTGGCCGACGAACAGAAGCTTATTCCGAAGAAAATCGACGCCGCCAGAAAGCACGCTAAGGACACGCTGGAAGCGCTGGCTGAACAAGCCCGGAAGCCGCTTACCGATTGGGAGGATGCGGAGGAAGCGCGCGTCGATGCTCACAAAAATACCATCGCACGCATGGAGCAGATCGCCGGCATCTCCCCTCTACAAAGGCCGGTGCACGAGCTTCGGGAATTCCTCGCCGAAATCGAGGCCATCGGTGTCGGCCCCCAGTGCGAGGAATACGAGGCCGCCTATGCGAAGGCGAAGGACGCTGCCGTCCAGGCGCTGACCGCCGGCATCGAGGCGCGCGGGCGCTACGAGGCTGAACAGGCCGAACTCGCCGAGCTGCGCCGTCAGGCTGACGAGCGGGCGAAGAAGGACCGTGAGGAACAGATCGCCCGAGAGGCTGCGGAGAAGGCGAAGCGCGAAGCCGAGGAAAAGGCCGCAGCCGACGCTCGGTGCGCCGAAGAGGCGATCCTGCGCGAACGCGAAGCGGCCGAGCGTCGGGAGCAGGATCTGAAGCGCGCCGCCGAGGATGCTGAGCGCCGGGCCGCCGATGCGGAGGAAGCCGCGCGCCGCCGGCAGGCGCAGGAGAAGGCCGCCGAAGAGGCCGAGGCCAAGCGCCGGGAAGCCGACAAGCAGCACCGGGGCCGGGTCAACCGAGAAGCGCTTCAGGCACTGGTCAGCGGCGGCATCGCCGAGGAAGCGGCCAAGGCCGTCCTCAAGCTCATCATCGCCGGCCAGGTGCCGCACGTCTCCATTCGCTACTGAGGAGCCCACCATGCAGATCGTAA
This window contains:
- a CDS encoding ERF family protein, whose product is MNEVDDLVLPTAAKANLPAPRAPRAVAPRRASAKSDAGSILGAIMQAASNPEIDAAKVASLMDNYRSIRAEEAKRAYLAALPDMQADLPTIDQNGRIRIEKSGVLIQETKYARWEDINEAIQPVLRAHGFALSFRLSVAPDGKQNITAVLSHTEGHQEETTITLMHDSTGSKNSVQAVGSTISYGQRYTARALLNFQSRAREDRDDDGRAAGGVEMISEDQVLALRDLAASVEADEKRFCTFMRIERLADLPASRFNEAKTALERKRGK
- a CDS encoding helix-turn-helix domain-containing protein, whose product is MKLGTHLTANGITHAEFAIRIRTSQAAVTRYVLGQRTPRPDVIARISEATAGEVTANDFMPDYAHQPAPEQTGSAA
- a CDS encoding DUF2312 domain-containing protein; amino-acid sequence: MTGIGDNSEAGAGLVKSFVDRILRLKEEQDAIGDDVKDVYAEAKSQGLDKTALGKVVAKIRANQKNPDKYAETEALVELYMNAVEAEALTHARA
- a CDS encoding RusA family crossover junction endodeoxyribonuclease, coding for MIVLHLPIPPSVNELYRIRDGAPRKSDRVKTWTRAAHGHFLEQGGHRAGKIVGRFHLTVILDEKRRGTSDADNRLKVLLDYLQKGARVISNDRFADSITVRWGHAPVGCTVMIEPVFAEAQAPRAAE
- a CDS encoding DUF6948 domain-containing protein, translated to MSDLKPILVTTAHRGVFAGLVPADTDLSAKTLSLKDARMAIYWGTTKGVMELAETGPTGKSRISAKADIPVLHDVTAVFEVSDTAWAKWVSA
- a CDS encoding DUF1902 domain-containing protein is translated as MEQMINVEIKRHRETGLLLATSEDMPGLMVHGRTMAEMEERLPIAARDILEHQGHTVQSVTLEKSRLSDNFWPAHVTVNASMAAAA
- a CDS encoding helix-turn-helix domain-containing protein, which gives rise to MTNAHDWIRVATPIRGQRPDLIQIIILRVCAHFMVSRLDVISPRCAAHVVRARHVAMYLSKELTSKTMAGIGLRFDHRDHTTVLHAVRKISAQIQTDPVLAAEVEAIRRQIEGGDHAPSE
- a CDS encoding GcrA family cell cycle regulator, translated to MMAATIAAPQWPEEEKAFALDLDAHGFSASKIAEELNREFGTMRTRNSVIGIIHRSGVREKRGKRTKVRSTAGPPRTETSKRHRKERMENIALDQECLAAEVPETHPPSPEGGVSIMDLERWHCRRVVHERPAMFCGKPAAFNTSWCTECAPQIFTKDGFERLLANKKAPIHLRAAA
- a CDS encoding LexA family transcriptional regulator, which encodes MSQEALAKLVGTSQAQIDRLEKGQRKLTKEWAVRIAPHLGIDPSDLLFPDRARHLESEEVAAQIGKPGDRPMTIGQETGRRGIPDDASAQLDVTAGMGGGGLTVISDGVPGRSGMTFAAEHVRDFWRLPGDVLASLGLKARDVIVVPVQGDSMADTLMEGDFVFVDTRHRLPSPDGVYCLTDDFGGVVIKRLEVASHPRDEEIVVRIISDNPKHPPKDRALSEIQIIGRVLRRFGVVG